A region of the Chlamydia buteonis genome:
ACTTCCGCAAATAGTAGTTTGCGCATTTTTGGAGGAGAATGATCAAGACTGTAGATCCCTAAGGAAAGCGGAATTAGAGCGTCTCGAAAATCATAGTATAAAGATTGCCCTTGCTTTGCAAAAAATGTAAGAAGTCCTAGGGGGGAAAATATTGTAGTTATGCAATGGTGTTTCCCTTGGGGAAGATTTTTGAGAGTAATTGCAGGCGTCAGGGTATGCATATTTTTAGTTTATAGGTTGTACAGAGTTTAGCATTAGATAATAGGAGATAAGTTGGGAATAGCAAGGTAATCCAGGATAAAAATCTAAAGTTTGTGTTTTGGGATTGAGAAATCCTGTTTGTTGTTTTTTGTAGCAAACAATAGAGACGCACGGGGATCCGATAATATAGTTGTAGCCTAATAATTGGTTGAGTGTTTGTTGGTTAATCACTCGTGCTTTGCATTCAATCAACAACAGGGGGCGAGGCTCTCCTAAGTTATAAGTTTTCCCTTCTACATCCGTATATGTTGCTGGTGTGATAACTAAGAGGTCTGGACGACGTCGAGGTAGGCGTATCTCCTTACGAGAAAGAAGAGGAAATAAAGTCTTAAGACCTTTTTCTATAATAATTAGGGACGGGGGGTAGTGCAATTCCTCAACGAGACAAGTAATGAGCTCTTGACGAACCTTTTCTTCAGGTGTGGATGCCAAGATTTTATCCCGTATTGGGTCAAAAATGGTTAAAGAATCTGTGTTCGTCGTGACCTGATCATTAAAAGATGTGGAATCCTGGTGCGATAATCGGTTCGATGAGGACATAATTGTCATCGTTTTGTTTGTGGATTAACTGAATCTTATGCTCTTTTTCGTTTAGGAAGACTAGCACTTTATTTTGAGAAGCTTCGAATTTCTTAATCGCCTCATCTTCAGAAAGAACAGGGAGATTGATTTTCTTTCTACAGAGAACTTTTTTTGCCGATCCGGGAATATAACCGTAATACTTTAGAGAGTCCCAGGCATCCATAGTTTCTAAAGGTAATATATCATCGTAGAGATGAATATCCTCTTCAAGCTCAAGGATTTGCTCTTCTTTTTTAGATAGACCTATATCGTGTTTTTTCTTGTCTTGGCGTATTTTCTGATGTTTATTTGCTAAAGTGCGGATTTTTTTGAAAGACGAAATTACTGCACTATAAGGGTTGTTATGTTGTGTTTTTACCTGGAATCTCTCTTTCCCTCTCGTAGCGGTAAGATGTACTTCCGTCCCTTGTTTCTCTTTATGTGAGGTCAACACTATGTGAATAGCATCTAGTGGAGGTAGCTGATTGCTCTTTTCAATGATGAGTTGGCGTAGTGGTTGAGATACGTGAAAGGACTTGCCTGTAATTTCTAGGTTGGCAACCTCATGTTTTAGAGTTTTTTTTTGTTTAGTTTCTCGACGCTGAGGGGTGTGCATGCTGTCTCCTTATGGTGGAAAGATTGATACAACATATGGAGATGAAAAATCAGAAAAAGAAAAAGAGTTTCTCCTATCTGCTATTATAAGAGGGGAAAGCTTTATTCTAAAAACTTTTAACGCACCGAAGAGGGCTCGAACCTCTAACCACCTGGTCCGAAGCCAGGTACTCTATCCGATTGAGCTATCGGTGCCTAAGGCTCCCTTAAGTAAGGGATGTGAGACCTTTGAGATCGGAGAGCTTAGCAGAAGTTCCTCAGAAACTCAAGAAAAACTCCCTAGGACAGTGTTCCCTATTTTTAGGATAGAGCGAGCATAGTATCGGTCAGGTGGGTGGGACTTTCTAGGATTACCGCCCTCTCTAATACATTGGAGAGTTCGCGGATATTCCCGGGCCAAGGATAGTCGAGAAGAGCAGATTTAGCGCTTTCCGAAAGTGTTTTCACTGGTTTATTATTTAATCTACAGAATTTTTCTAGAAAGTACTGTGATAGGGGGAGAATATCATCTTTCCTTTCTCTTAATGGAGGGAGGTACAAGGGAATAACGTTAAGGCGATAAAACAAATCTTGTCGGAAAATTTTTTGATCTACAGCTTCTTTAAGATTGCGATTAGATGTAGCAAGGATACGAACATCTACCGATAAGGTTTTAGTCCCTCCAAGGTGTTCAAATTCTTTCTCCTGAATCGCTCTGAGTAGTTTGGCTTGAAGATTTATAGGCACTTCCGTGATCTCATCTAGTAAAAGGGTTCCGGTGTGTGCGAGCTCAAAACGCCCTGCTTTTTTTACTGTTGCTCCTGTGAAAGCGCCTTTTTCATGGCCAAAAAACTCGGATTCTAACAACGTTTCCGGAATAGCAGCGCAATTCACCTTTATGTAGGGGCGTGAGGCTCTAGGGGAATTTCTATGAATAAAAAACGAAAGGACTTCTTTCCCGCAACCAGATTCGCCATGAATAAAGATGTTTGCAGAGCTGTCCGCTGCTTTTCTTGCTTTAGATAATAAATCCTTCATTGCGGGGCTTTCGGCGATTAGAGGATGAGATTCTGAGGAAATTTGCGATTTTAGCAAAAGATTCTCATTTACAAGGTTTTGTAATTCCTCAGCCTTTGCTATGAAAGCGAACAGCGCTTCCGATGAGAAGGGTTTTGTGAGATAGTTAAATGCCCCGTGATGCATTGCTTTTACAGCATTTTCGATTGTTCCATAGGCTGTGATCACAAGAACAGGTGTATGAGGCGCAAATTCTTTAGAGGTTTTGATGATGTCGATTCCTGTCCCATCAGGCATGTTCATATCTGAAATAATTAGGTCATACTTCTCTGTTTTGATCTTATGACAGCCTTGTTTCACGTTATCAGCGGTAAACGGAGAGAGTCCTCTCGTTAGAAGAAGCTCCGAAAGAAAGTCTCTTAACAAGGGCTCGTCATCTACTATCAATACTTTTTCTATAGTCATAGGGCGTTTATTAGTTTCTAAGTTAAGAATTCTTATTACTAAATTAAATAAATCTTCGTAAAGGAATATTTAACTAGTTCCATTTTTCATCTATTTCTTAGAAATAAATCTTTTTGGATTGATTTATAGTTATTTAAGATTGTAAAATTTTTCAGCTTATTTTTTATTTAGGGCGTTTGTAGCATGTCTTCTTCAATATCAAACACCTCAGTTTCTTCGTCGCTTCCAGAAACTTTAGGTTCTCGTTTATCTTTATTCTCAGACTTAACTCCTTTAGAGAGAGGCGAGATACCATCCCTCTGGAAAGAAAAATGTCAGAGAGTTTCTTATATCGGATTATTTTGTTTATCTCTGCTTACCATCTGTGCTGGAGTTTTAGTACTTACTTTACTTCCAACTACCCCAGCACTTTTTGGTATAACATTTATCGCTATTGGTGGTGTTTTACTAGTCACGAGTTTGTTACTGCATTTGTCAATGCAGCCGAGTAAAAAAACAACCGTACAACAAGTGAACATTCGGGATTTGCAAACACAGCTTCAAGGGTTGTTAGCGACTACCAATGCGCGTAGTTTAGCCATAAACGGTTTTGACCCTAATGGCAATCCAGAATTAATAATTCAAGAAAGAGAGACACTTTTAGCAAAATTTGATAGGGATTTACGTAGGAAGGAAGTTGCTTTATACCGTCTTTTATCTTCTAACACAGAAAACAGGTATCCTGTTTTATCTGATTTATCAGCATTCCGTGAAATGCAAGAGCGTATTAGTGATGAGCTTGAGCTTTTGTATCGTTCCTACAATCATCATATACAAGGAACGGTTGAGGCGAACCCTGATGAACGCTTACTGATCTTACATCAAGAAAGAGATTTATTAATTCAACAGCTCGCTGACACTGGAATTGAAAAATCTAATCAAACAGAGGCACTTTTAGATTTACAATCTACTTTAAATGTTCTTAATCAAAATATTCGATTATTAGAGGATCAAATTGCAGAGAACTCGAGTAGCGGTCAACAACGTGCAGGGTTGGTAAATGGTCTTCATCCTTTGCTACAGGAGCGAAATGCTTTATTAGTCCGTCTTTCTCTAATTTATGGGTCATTAAC
Encoded here:
- a CDS encoding type I restriction enzyme HsdR N-terminal domain-containing protein produces the protein MSSSNRLSHQDSTSFNDQVTTNTDSLTIFDPIRDKILASTPEEKVRQELITCLVEELHYPPSLIIIEKGLKTLFPLLSRKEIRLPRRRPDLLVITPATYTDVEGKTYNLGEPRPLLLIECKARVINQQTLNQLLGYNYIIGSPCVSIVCYKKQQTGFLNPKTQTLDFYPGLPCYSQLISYYLMLNSVQPIN
- a CDS encoding sigma 54 modulation/S30EA ribosomal C-terminal domain-containing protein, producing MHTPQRRETKQKKTLKHEVANLEITGKSFHVSQPLRQLIIEKSNQLPPLDAIHIVLTSHKEKQGTEVHLTATRGKERFQVKTQHNNPYSAVISSFKKIRTLANKHQKIRQDKKKHDIGLSKKEEQILELEEDIHLYDDILPLETMDAWDSLKYYGYIPGSAKKVLCRKKINLPVLSEDEAIKKFEASQNKVLVFLNEKEHKIQLIHKQNDDNYVLIEPIIAPGFHIF
- a CDS encoding sigma-54-dependent transcriptional regulator, which produces MTIEKVLIVDDEPLLRDFLSELLLTRGLSPFTADNVKQGCHKIKTEKYDLIISDMNMPDGTGIDIIKTSKEFAPHTPVLVITAYGTIENAVKAMHHGAFNYLTKPFSSEALFAFIAKAEELQNLVNENLLLKSQISSESHPLIAESPAMKDLLSKARKAADSSANIFIHGESGCGKEVLSFFIHRNSPRASRPYIKVNCAAIPETLLESEFFGHEKGAFTGATVKKAGRFELAHTGTLLLDEITEVPINLQAKLLRAIQEKEFEHLGGTKTLSVDVRILATSNRNLKEAVDQKIFRQDLFYRLNVIPLYLPPLRERKDDILPLSQYFLEKFCRLNNKPVKTLSESAKSALLDYPWPGNIRELSNVLERAVILESPTHLTDTMLALS